The following proteins come from a genomic window of Daphnia carinata strain CSIRO-1 chromosome 6, CSIRO_AGI_Dcar_HiC_V3, whole genome shotgun sequence:
- the LOC130689448 gene encoding GPI transamidase component PIG-T-like → MKPHFKTFISFLLVILSFVRNILAISESFTEELLIKPLPTGHVYSFFQFTTKWDVDPEETKLRHYNLFPRSIGEIIQKHSLRELHLSLTQSLWRTQKWGYPVRHAGPGAEVFATFYPQLSNDEIDTAWIGLVNSLSGLFCSSFNFVTLTNTIQPLWTFSPEGLNLGGTNASHQRYANLPREIVCTENLTPWKKLLPCESHSGLGELLNAKNLYGSNYHSLALDLRPICRDKICQETSLELKLSLSLISEPTVLHGNTYHGINADWSFKSIYGAHLFSSCPRAQVSKVYIDITSNLTSSIHWKLRPDPTSIFINQRGGSTTHLASYDLNAVPSLPINVQASYTKKLTYGNVPSPLIHATRFVGGHGQAKGKLVTRIHNNYFSNDIDIVFLELVPWYCRVFLHTLAFSNSKNKPVGIDIPQKLYFRPGLDRQRPHHLELRLTLPADSVTEIEWEFQKGFLKWTEYPPDAHRGFDLGPAVISALLPVARNWTGIPRHVSTFDQSWNVSQSGYFVRVHTETLVVAMATPDFSMPYNVICLACTVVALAFGPLYNLTTKRLVVKEATGAGGGGGFISKLKSLLGKKTTSPAEETENKEEDSRSKKDN, encoded by the exons ATGAAGCCCCACTTCAAAACAtttatatcttttcttttagtcATTCTCAGTTTTGTCAGGAATATCTTAGCCATATCAGAATCGTTCACCGAAGAACTGTTAATCAAACCGTTACCTACTGGTCATGTATAttcattttttcaattcactACAAAGTGGGATGTCGATCCCGAGGAGACTAAAC TACGGCACTACAATCTATTTCCGAGATCCATTGGTGAAATCATACAAAAGCACTCCTTGAGGGAGCTCCATCTCAGTTTGACACAGAGCCTTTGGAGGACACAAAAATGGGGATATCCAGTTAGACATGCTGGTCCTGGTGCTGAAGTATTTGCCACCTTCTATCCTCAGCTGAGCAA TGATGAAATAGACACTGCTTGGATTGGCCTAGTGAATTCACTCTCTGGTCTTTTCTgctcctcgttcaattttgtaaCTTTGACAAACACAATACAGCCTCTTTGGACCTTTTCTCCTGAGGGTCTCAATTTGGGTGGGACTAATGCTTCTCATCAGCGTTATGCAAATTTACCCAGAGAAATTGTTTGTACTGAAAACCTAACACCATGGAAAAAACTTCTACCGTGTGAAAGCCAT aGTGGATTGGGTGAACTGCTAAATGCCAAGAACCTGTATGGCAGTAATTACCATTCACTGGCTTTAGATCTGAGGCCCATTTGCAgg GATAAAATATGCCAAGAAACGTCCTTGGAATTAAAATTATCGTTGTCTCTTATCTCTGAACCAACTGTGTTGCATGGCAATACCTACCACGGGATAAATGCCGACTGGTCGTTCAAAAGTATTTATGGAGCTCATCTATTCTCGTCCTGCCCGAGAGCGCAAGTCTCAAAAGTTTACATCGACATCACTTCTAATCTT ACCAGCAGCATACATTGGAAACTGAGACCCGACCCGACTTCCATTTTTATCAATCAACGTGGAGGTAGCACAACGCATCTTGCATCGTATGACTTGAATGCCGTGCCATCGTTGCCCATAAATGTACAAGCTTCTTATACCAAAAAATTGACTTACGGAAATGTCCCATCACCGCTGATCCATGCAACACGTTTTGTAGGAG GTCATGGACAGGCTAAAGGTAAACTAGTGACACGAATTCACAACAACTATTTCAGCAATGATATAGATATAGTCTTTTTGGAGCTGGTTCCGTGGTATTGCCGCGTATTCCTTCATACGTTGGCCTTTAGCAACTCGAAAAACAAACCAGTCGGAATAG aCATACCACAAAAACTTTATTTTCGGCCTGGGCTGGATCGTCAAAGACCTCACCATCTCGAATTGCGTCTCACTTTACCCGCCGACTCTGTAACGGAGATTGAATGGGAATTTCAGAAAGGTTTTCTGAAATGGACCGAATATCCACCAGATGCCCATCGAGGGTTCGATCTGGGTCCAGCCGTCATTTCGGCATTGTTGCCCGTTGCTCGTAACTGGACCGGAATACCAAGACATGTTTCAACGTTCGATCAAAG CTGGAACGTCAGCCAATCCGGCTATTTCGTGCGTGTCCACACGGAAACCTTGGTGGTCGCCATGGCTACACCCGATTTCAGCATGCCCTACAATGTAATCTGTTTAGCTTGTACGGTAGTGGCTTTGGCGTTTGGGCCCCTCTACAATTTGACCACCAAGAG gttGGTAGTGAAAGAAGCGACTGGTGCTGGAGGAGGTGGAGGATTCATCTCCAAACTAAAATCTCTattgggaaagaaaacgaCCAGTCCAGCAGaagaaactgaaaataaagaagaagacagtCGAAGCAAGAAAGATAACTGA
- the LOC130689423 gene encoding transport and Golgi organization protein 6 homolog → MDNCMTIRLKVIAVLCKPQLEKLQGSSVETIDQVLQNNLALVRTFQNTLADQGNHDLLKVFGIEKCHIGDVKWSYSCLCLETILEVAKAMDLDAANCNKSTIHSDSSVPCLSVQHEIDIAKCFQLIVGFGLLPNLLPNIGIPIQRRSKYYNLFHQSPHLTDEQKYSRLTVVVRGLCEIEKSQSFGPKFATKHLADLLTALLQICHAPISKPTSDSQVLLWQRLHEERQEFVPLLNSVIERTYPPLLVQNLLLLQGPSASHAKIIRDAPKPAPKWLIRVCAHLLTQQLMKPNGLAMTIQGVMDLAEITSEMWQRCDSLAYIISTPPSRDPEKQREYYSTIGPQLSELVTKSHKILPDAPFNRIASGCYREIAARYRHVAEDTVFGPLFQPLASEDQDVLIRSIETLHSIFVEGTDPSGLLMLLVPHSYRLMQLYRIWCQSILQVKTLLEELIVRLIRHSDNPDRVGLLRSLLQTQNSDDDEAFLDEDEKSVMALISILQRIEDVHLTYSVFVSLLEDLPQLMVDQPPSSSLAPQQPHLLHSVRRGLVTLRLIGLLSEDEQLQSFLLNNPQQAVDFAQVFLKRAAENLDRNHFDVDLEKEGLAIVFAVIALQIDNLVEKEDKSKTWSLFDPLVESLEHLVKKHPLERIRNGADELRLAIQTRGFVFNKDSTASSEASRSSSKSSKGQAFQSAWDQLSDPLLPVQGHAILTLSHLLKNKDEQALKNRERLLKVFLDSLEHEDSYIYLMGIQALGSLADVFTEQVVQALVNQLEQFIDTEEPKLVTDYDASKIDTPRTQPVRRPAEVRLKVGEALLQVVRLVGPLIPKYKRVLLNSFLRGTKDEDAFVRASCLHNLGELCALLRYSLDSVAFEVLNCVTNLVARDPAVEVRRAAVLLITLLLRGLDSEALQVLEPIIKDLYRVLKEIVLRDNDDRVVLFHANQGLEKLADIVKQYLTAPKLAGKTIRELRLP, encoded by the exons ATGGACAACTGTATGACAATTCGTCTTAAAGTTATTGCCGTTCTCTGTAAACCACAGCTGGAAAAACTTCAGG GTTCGTCGGTGGAAACCATCGATCAAGTATTACAAAATAATTTAGCACTAGTCAGAACTTTCCAAAATACTCTTGCAGATCAAGGAAATCATGATCTACTGAAAGTATTTGGTATTGAAAAATGCCACATTGGGGATGTGAA ATGGTCTTACAGCTGCTTATGCCTAGAAACTATTCTCGAAGTTGCCAAGGCAATGGATTTGGATGCTGCGAACTGTAATAAGTCTACCATTCATAGCGATTCTAGTGTACCTTGTCTATCGGTTCAACATGAGATAGACATTGCAAAATGCTTTCAACTCATTGTTGGGTTTGGACTGTTGCCAAATCTCCTACCTAATATAGGAATACCTATCCAAAGGAGATCAAAATACTATAATCTCTTCCACCAATCGCCACATCTTACTGATGAACAG AAATATTCAAGACTAACAGTGGTGGTACGAGGATTATGTGAAATTGAAAAGAGCCAATCTTTTGGTCCTAAATTTGCCACAAAGCATTTAGCCGATTTGCTGACTGCTCTACTCCAAATCTGTCATGCTCCAATCAGCAAACCTACCTCAGATTCTCAAGTCCTTCTGTGGCAGCGTCTCCATGAAGAAAGACAAGAATTTGTTCCTCTCCTGAACTCGGTGATTGAACGTACGTATCCGCCCCTGCTGGTGCAAAATCTGTTGTTATTACAAGGACCGTCAGCCTCCCACGCCAAAATCATTCGG GATGCGCCGAAACCAGCGCCGAAATGGCTTATTCGAGTCTGTGCTCATCTACTCACTCAGCAATTGATGAAACCTAATGGCCTAGCAATGACCATTCAGGGCGTCATGGATTTGGCGGAAATAACTTCGGAAATGTGGCAGAGATGCGACTCGCTTGCTTACATCATTTCTACACCTCCAAGTAGAGACCCTGAGAAACAGCGAGAATATTATTCCACCATTGGTCCACAACTATCGGAATTAGTCACGAAATCACACAAG ATACTTCCTGATGCGCCTTTCAATCGAATAGCATCTGGCTGTTATCGTGAAATAGCAGCAAGATATCGTCACGTCGCAGAGGACACCGTTTTTGGGCCGCTGTTCCAGCCTCTGGCCTCAGAAGATCAAGACGTCCTGATCCGTTCCATTGAAACCCTTCACTCAATTTTTGTTGAAGGCACAGATCCCTCTGGATTATTGATGTTATTGGTGCCACATTCGTATCGTCTTATGCAACTCTACAG GATTTGGTGTCAAAGCATCTTGCAAGTTAAGACATTGCTGGAAGAGTTAATAGTTCGTCTGATTCGCCATAGTGACAACCCGGATCGTGTTGGATTACTCCGGAGCCTGCTTCAAACTCAAAATAGTGATGATGACGAAGCTTTCTTGGACGAAGACGAGAAAAGTGTCATGGCTCTCATATCTATACTTCAGCGCATAGAAGATGTCCATTTGACTTACTCAGTTTTCGTTTCACTCCTGGAAGATTTACCGCAATTGATGGTTGATCAACCACCTTCTTCCTCGCTAGCGCCTCAGCAACCCCATCTACTGCATTCAGTTCGTAGAGGGCTGGTGACTCTTCGATTAATTGGTTTGCTGAGTGAAGATGAACAGCTACAAAGTTTCTTGCTCAACAATCCCCAGCAAGCAGTCGATTTTGCTCAAGTCTTTCTCAAGAGGGCTGCAGAAAACTTGGATCGTAACCACTTTGATGTCGATCTTGAAAAGGAAGGTCTAGCTATTGTTTTTGCTGTGATAGCCCTGCAAATCGACAATCTTGTTGAAAAAGA GGATAAAAGTAAAACGTGGTCGTTGTTCGATCCGCTGGTAGAATCGCTGGAACATCTGGTCAAAAAGCATCCACTAGAGCGGATTCGAAATGGAGCAGATGAACTACGTCTGGCCATTCAGACTCgaggttttgtttttaataaagACTCAACAGCATCGTCTGAAGCTAGTAGAAGCAGCAGCAAGAGTAGCAAAGGTCAGGCTTTCCAGTCGGCTTGGGATCAACTTAGCGATCCACTTTTGCCAGTCCAAGGCCATGCGATTCTCACCCTGTCACACTTGCTCAAGAATAAGGATGAGCAAGCTTTGAAGAACAGAGAGCGCCTCCTCAAAGTGTTTTTGGATTCGCTGGAACACGAAGACTCGTACATTTATCTG ATGGGAATTCAGGCTTTAGGATCGCTGGCTGATGTTTTTACTGAGCAAGTTGTCCAAGCTCTTGTTAACCAACTGGAGCAGTTCATCGACACAGAAGAGCCCAAGTTAGTCACCGATTATGACGCGTCGAAAATCGATACTCCCAGGACACAGCCAGTACGTCGTCCTGCAGAAGTCCGGCTAAAAGTGGGAGAAGCTCTTCTGCAAGTGGTCCGTCTTGTCGGGCCTCTAATCCCCAAATATAAAAGAGTGTTGCTCAATTCTTTCTTGCGCGGTACCAAAGACGAAGATGCATTCGTGCGAGCGTCGTGTTTGCACAATCTGGGAGAACTGTGTGCGTTGCTTCGCTACTCTTTGGATTCGGTAGCTTTTGAG GTCTTGAATTGCGTCACCAATCTGGTTGCTCGAGATCCTGCAGTGGAAGTGCGCCGAGCCGCAGTCCTTTTAATTACCTTACTGCTACGCGGACTAGATTCTGAAGCGTTACAG gtctTGGAGCCGATAATCAAAGATCTTTACCgagttttaaaagaaatagttCTCCGTGATAATGATGATCGTGTAGTCTTGTTCCACGCAAACCAAGGGCTGGAGAAACTGGCCGATATCGTCAAACAGTACCTCACTGCGCCGAAACTTGCAGGGAAAACAATTCGCGAGTTGAGGCTTCCATAG